One Gloeothece verrucosa PCC 7822 DNA window includes the following coding sequences:
- a CDS encoding NINE protein, whose protein sequence is MRNRAVAIVLAWFGGWFGIHKFYLGQNVAGVFYLLFCWTMIPGIIAFFEFFFLLFMSDQAFNAQYNAQYLTPSDSAGNNNESSKDKISALADLKKLYDSGIITAEEYEQKRRKFLDSL, encoded by the coding sequence ATGAGAAATAGAGCGGTAGCGATTGTATTAGCCTGGTTTGGCGGCTGGTTCGGTATCCATAAATTTTATTTAGGGCAAAATGTGGCAGGTGTCTTTTATTTACTTTTTTGTTGGACAATGATTCCAGGAATTATTGCCTTTTTTGAATTTTTCTTCCTATTATTTATGTCAGATCAAGCCTTTAATGCTCAGTATAATGCTCAGTATTTAACCCCGAGTGATAGTGCGGGCAACAATAACGAATCATCAAAAGATAAAATCTCGGCTTTGGCTGACCTAAAAAAGCTGTATGATTCTGGGATAATTACGGCTGAAGAATATGAACAAAAAAGACGTAAATTTTTAGATTCTTTATAA
- a CDS encoding ABC transporter permease codes for MKRYFKILKLFWSTAIAAELEYRLNFLIATLTSLANLCGSLFGLFLFYRTGYTFEGWSWQEALIVLGMFTFLQGVSASFLVPNLNKIVDQVQQGTLDFVLLKPISSQFWLSTRMISPWGFPDLFFGGIMIFYAGSRLHLTLSNYLLSAIPIFWGIIILYSLWFMLGATSIWFVKIYNVTEVLRGLLEAGRYPMVAYPAAYRFFFTFVIPVAFLTTIPAEAMLGRSQFIWIIGAAVLAICLFLAAKYFWNFALRFYTSASS; via the coding sequence ATGAAGCGATATTTTAAAATCTTAAAACTGTTTTGGAGTACCGCCATTGCTGCTGAATTAGAGTATCGTCTCAATTTTTTAATTGCTACTCTTACGAGTTTAGCTAATTTGTGCGGCAGTTTGTTCGGCTTATTTTTGTTTTATCGTACCGGCTATACTTTTGAGGGTTGGTCTTGGCAAGAGGCCTTAATTGTCTTAGGAATGTTTACCTTTTTACAAGGTGTATCAGCAAGTTTTTTGGTGCCTAATTTAAATAAAATTGTCGATCAAGTTCAACAAGGAACCCTCGATTTTGTTTTACTAAAGCCGATTAGTAGTCAGTTTTGGTTGTCCACTCGCATGATTTCTCCTTGGGGTTTTCCGGATTTATTTTTTGGAGGAATTATGATTTTTTATGCGGGTTCGCGCTTACACTTGACCTTGAGTAATTATTTATTGAGTGCTATTCCAATTTTTTGGGGAATTATTATTCTTTATAGCCTCTGGTTTATGCTGGGAGCAACTAGCATTTGGTTTGTTAAAATTTATAATGTAACAGAAGTTTTACGCGGTTTATTAGAAGCCGGACGTTATCCGATGGTTGCCTATCCTGCTGCCTATCGTTTCTTTTTTACTTTTGTTATTCCTGTAGCGTTTTTGACGACAATTCCAGCCGAAGCCATGTTAGGAAGAAGTCAATTTATTTGGATAATTGGAGCCGCAGTTTTAGCGATTTGCTTATTTTTAGCCGCTAAGTATTTCTGGAATTTTGCTTTACGGTTTTACACCAGTGCTTCTAGTTAA
- a CDS encoding DUF4351 domain-containing protein produces MLLKYDPRLCLPSAEDLPDSDDTPVDNELQDLIPGLLKAILALLWPDRMDWFFGVDMGIYYDPEEPAIVPDGFLSIDVPRFIDEDLRLSYVLWEEQKIPIFILEVVSHKRRGEYSKKKLFYAEMGVLYYVIYNPQRRKKQTLEVYRLENGQYSLQSGQPVWMPEIGLAIGAERGTYQGMTREWLYWYDAARSRYLTPEERIQQGRQQGRQQGRQELILQQLRLKLGQLESSQEERIKQLNISQLDHLGIALLNFSTVEDLGDWLNTGK; encoded by the coding sequence ATGTTACTTAAATATGACCCACGCCTATGTTTACCCTCTGCGGAGGATTTACCCGACTCCGATGATACGCCTGTGGATAACGAACTGCAAGACCTAATTCCGGGTTTATTAAAAGCCATCTTAGCCCTACTTTGGCCAGATCGAATGGATTGGTTTTTTGGGGTGGACATGGGCATCTATTACGATCCAGAAGAACCCGCCATCGTTCCTGATGGGTTTCTAAGTATCGATGTTCCTCGTTTTATTGATGAGGACTTACGTCTGAGTTATGTTCTTTGGGAAGAACAAAAAATTCCTATTTTTATTTTAGAGGTCGTCTCTCACAAGCGGCGAGGAGAGTATTCTAAAAAGAAACTGTTTTATGCTGAGATGGGGGTACTGTATTATGTCATTTATAATCCCCAAAGACGCAAAAAACAAACCCTAGAAGTTTATCGCCTAGAAAATGGGCAATATAGTTTACAGTCAGGTCAACCGGTTTGGATGCCAGAAATAGGGTTAGCCATAGGGGCAGAAAGAGGCACTTATCAAGGGATGACCCGAGAATGGTTATACTGGTATGATGCCGCCCGAAGCCGCTATCTCACCCCAGAAGAACGAATACAACAAGGAAGACAACAAGGAAGACAACAAGGAAGACAAGAATTGATTTTACAGCAGTTGCGGCTAAAACTCGGTCAACTTGAGTCATCCCAAGAAGAACGCATCAAACAATTGAATATTAGCCAGTTAGATCATTTAGGTATAGCACTCTTAAACTTTTCAACTGTTGAAGATTTAGGAGATTGGTTAAACACGGGAAAATAG
- the lepB gene encoding signal peptidase I — protein sequence MTQEKNLKETKSEPKIQPPEKSQFWKSTWENVQIVIIALVLAFAIRAYIAEPRYIPSDSMFPTLETGDRLVVEKVSYRFHPPQSGDIVVFEPPQVLQQQGYDQGQAFIKRVIGTPGHIIAVQQGVVYIDDQPLKEDYIFEPPHYNLLPVKVPEGKLLVMGDNRNNSNDSHVWGFLPETNVIGRAVWRFWPLNRLGTI from the coding sequence ATGACTCAGGAAAAAAACTTAAAAGAAACCAAAAGCGAACCTAAAATTCAGCCCCCAGAAAAATCTCAATTTTGGAAATCAACTTGGGAAAATGTGCAGATTGTAATCATAGCCTTAGTTTTAGCTTTTGCTATTCGGGCTTATATCGCTGAACCGAGATATATTCCTTCCGACTCCATGTTTCCTACCCTAGAAACCGGTGATCGCTTAGTGGTAGAAAAGGTTTCTTATCGTTTTCATCCGCCTCAAAGCGGCGATATTGTCGTTTTTGAACCGCCTCAAGTATTACAACAACAAGGTTATGATCAAGGACAAGCTTTTATTAAGCGAGTTATTGGCACGCCGGGCCATATTATTGCGGTGCAACAAGGGGTAGTTTATATCGATGATCAGCCGCTTAAAGAAGATTATATTTTTGAACCCCCCCACTATAATTTGTTGCCGGTAAAAGTTCCTGAAGGCAAATTATTAGTTATGGGAGATAACCGTAATAATAGTAACGATTCTCATGTTTGGGGCTTTCTCCCAGAAACTAACGTGATTGGCCGTGCCGTTTGGCGTTTTTGGCCGTTAAATCGCTTAGGAACAATTTAA
- a CDS encoding secondary thiamine-phosphate synthase enzyme YjbQ, protein MQIINKILEIETDDNIGIYNVTPQIKDLLAETGIKNGQVLVSSRHTTTALTINEYEIRLLEDIKAYLRKLAPENEQYLHNDLHLRVVPPDEPINAHSHLMAMTMGNSEVIPIVEGKLGLGTWQSVLFLELDGPRKRTLSVQLMGI, encoded by the coding sequence ATGCAGATCATTAACAAAATTCTTGAAATTGAAACTGATGACAACATTGGGATTTACAATGTTACTCCTCAAATAAAAGATCTTCTAGCCGAGACAGGAATAAAAAACGGTCAAGTCTTAGTGAGTTCTCGTCATACCACTACTGCATTAACCATCAATGAGTATGAAATCAGATTGCTAGAAGATATTAAAGCTTATCTGAGAAAATTAGCCCCAGAAAATGAGCAATATTTACACAATGATTTGCATTTAAGAGTTGTGCCGCCTGATGAACCGATCAATGCACATTCTCATCTAATGGCTATGACAATGGGCAATAGTGAAGTGATTCCTATAGTCGAGGGAAAATTGGGGTTAGGGACTTGGCAATCTGTGTTATTTTTGGAGTTAGATGGCCCAAGAAAACGAACTTTAAGCGTTCAATTAATGGGAATATAA
- the mazG gene encoding nucleoside triphosphate pyrophosphohydrolase, whose amino-acid sequence MSHSQGTTNQTYQAILEALNHLIEVVAKLRSPDGGCPWDLAQTPQTLIPYVIEEAYEVVDAIKSEDQTRIAEELGDLLLQVVLQAQIASEYGHFSLQDVAQGITQKLIRRHPHVFGEVQLEDAEAVRQNWEKIKAAEKGETPQQSQLVSSQLSRYARSLPPLMAASKISHSAAAVGFEWENVEGVWEKFSEELGEFKEALQSDDKTHQSAELGDLLFTLINIARWYGLDPSEALEETNHRFIRRFSKVEALAKRPLNEYNLEELEAFWKQAKAQLNH is encoded by the coding sequence ATGTCCCATTCCCAAGGAACGACAAATCAGACTTACCAAGCCATATTAGAAGCATTAAATCATTTGATCGAAGTCGTAGCCAAATTAAGATCACCGGATGGTGGATGTCCTTGGGACCTCGCCCAAACCCCCCAAACCCTTATCCCTTACGTCATAGAAGAAGCTTATGAAGTGGTTGATGCGATCAAAAGCGAAGATCAAACCCGCATCGCCGAAGAATTAGGGGACTTACTCTTACAAGTGGTGTTACAAGCGCAAATTGCCAGCGAATACGGACACTTTAGCCTTCAAGATGTAGCGCAAGGAATTACTCAAAAACTCATTCGCCGCCATCCTCATGTCTTTGGAGAGGTACAACTCGAGGATGCTGAAGCTGTTCGCCAGAATTGGGAAAAAATTAAAGCCGCCGAAAAAGGAGAAACCCCTCAACAGTCTCAGTTAGTGAGTAGCCAACTCAGTCGTTATGCCCGTAGTTTACCGCCTTTGATGGCAGCAAGTAAAATTTCTCATTCCGCCGCCGCCGTCGGGTTTGAATGGGAAAATGTAGAGGGTGTGTGGGAAAAATTCTCAGAAGAATTAGGCGAATTTAAAGAAGCATTACAAAGCGATGATAAAACTCATCAGAGTGCCGAGTTAGGTGATTTGTTGTTTACTTTAATTAATATCGCGCGTTGGTATGGCTTAGATCCCTCTGAAGCCTTAGAGGAAACCAATCATCGCTTTATTCGACGCTTTTCAAAGGTAGAAGCCTTGGCAAAACGCCCTCTAAACGAATATAACTTAGAAGAGTTGGAAGCTTTTTGGAAACAGGCAAAAGCACAGCTAAATCATTGA
- the mdh gene encoding malate dehydrogenase yields the protein MTNLYDSLPTCRSPQVTIVGAGNVGRTLAQRVAEKNLADVVLIDIVEGLPQGVALDLIEAQGIESHDSQIIGTNNYEDTAGSDIVVITAGLARKPGMSRDDLLQVNAKIVYEAAQKAVKQSPNAVFIVITNPLDVMTYLTWKATGLPHQRVMGMAGVLDSSRLQTFIAMELKVSTADVTTMVLGGHGDLMLPLPRYCTVSGVPITELMDAATIERLVDRTRNGGAEIVKLLQTGGAYYAPASSASLMVESIIRNQSRLLPTAAYLQGQYGLNDIYLGVPCHLGCRGVEKIFEVNLTEEERSALHVSAESVRENLKIALAGVGLTPTTVG from the coding sequence ATGACTAATTTATATGATTCGCTCCCTACTTGTCGCTCTCCCCAAGTTACTATCGTTGGTGCTGGTAACGTGGGGCGAACTCTAGCCCAGCGTGTCGCGGAAAAAAATCTGGCCGATGTTGTTCTTATTGATATTGTTGAAGGTTTACCTCAAGGGGTAGCTTTAGACTTAATAGAGGCCCAAGGAATAGAATCACACGATAGTCAGATTATCGGCACTAATAACTACGAAGATACAGCCGGTTCTGATATTGTCGTGATTACCGCCGGTTTAGCTCGTAAACCCGGCATGAGTCGGGATGATTTATTACAAGTTAACGCCAAAATTGTCTACGAAGCCGCTCAAAAAGCGGTTAAACAGTCTCCTAATGCCGTGTTTATCGTCATCACTAACCCCTTAGACGTGATGACCTACTTAACTTGGAAAGCCACCGGACTACCCCATCAACGAGTTATGGGAATGGCAGGAGTGCTTGACTCCTCGCGTTTGCAAACCTTCATTGCTATGGAGTTAAAAGTCTCTACTGCCGATGTCACCACAATGGTTTTGGGGGGTCATGGAGATTTAATGTTGCCGTTGCCTCGTTATTGTACCGTTAGCGGGGTTCCTATCACTGAATTGATGGATGCGGCAACCATTGAGCGCTTAGTAGACAGAACTCGCAACGGTGGCGCAGAAATCGTTAAATTGCTGCAAACTGGCGGGGCTTATTATGCGCCGGCTTCTTCGGCTTCTCTGATGGTTGAGTCTATTATACGCAATCAATCTCGTCTACTCCCCACAGCCGCCTATTTACAAGGACAATATGGGTTAAATGATATTTATCTGGGTGTTCCTTGTCACTTGGGATGTCGAGGTGTAGAAAAAATCTTTGAAGTGAATTTAACCGAGGAAGAAAGAAGCGCTTTACACGTCTCGGCTGAATCAGTTCGCGAGAATTTAAAAATAGCCTTAGCTGGTGTAGGGCTAACTCCAACAACGGTTGGATAA
- a CDS encoding NAD(P)H-quinone oxidoreductase subunit O — MAGKIKKGALVRVVREKLENSLEAKASDSRFPSYIFDSKGEIVDIKDEYALLRFYTPTPNVWLRIDQIELVE; from the coding sequence ATGGCAGGTAAGATAAAGAAAGGTGCTTTGGTTCGTGTTGTTCGGGAAAAATTAGAAAACAGCCTGGAGGCGAAAGCGAGTGATAGCCGTTTTCCCTCGTACATCTTTGACAGTAAAGGTGAAATAGTGGATATAAAAGACGAGTATGCTTTACTCAGGTTTTATACCCCGACACCGAACGTCTGGTTACGCATCGATCAAATAGAACTTGTCGAATGA
- a CDS encoding helix-hairpin-helix domain-containing protein: MSNLSPYKMPGWMWLSIIPIFGGLAIAYGGKKINNQNLIGLGIGFTAAAIVCSSTQLVLVIWLAQIATAFYLNQQTHSLANSSESSRGYAIADRKTAALIASKKGQIDINTCSKDELVYELGLPIVYANDIEAARQEGYMFTHLEELHEIAGIPENYLYKIEPLISFGYYLHKEVDSSWRRLNAYSETELIECGIHPEIAQKIVSERAKNGFYRSLIDVKNRTGIPIRNYHGIGNRE; encoded by the coding sequence ATGTCTAATCTTTCCCCTTATAAAATGCCTGGTTGGATGTGGTTATCTATAATCCCAATTTTTGGAGGATTAGCAATTGCCTACGGAGGCAAAAAAATTAATAATCAAAATTTGATAGGGTTAGGGATAGGATTTACAGCAGCCGCTATAGTTTGTTCTTCAACCCAGTTAGTTTTAGTGATTTGGTTAGCCCAAATAGCTACAGCTTTTTATTTAAACCAACAAACACACTCCCTAGCGAATTCTTCTGAGTCTTCGAGGGGTTATGCTATTGCAGATCGAAAAACCGCCGCTTTAATCGCCAGTAAAAAAGGTCAAATTGATATTAATACTTGTTCTAAAGATGAGTTGGTTTATGAACTGGGTTTACCCATTGTTTATGCTAATGATATTGAAGCCGCTCGTCAAGAAGGCTATATGTTTACTCATTTAGAAGAATTGCATGAAATCGCTGGTATACCAGAAAATTATTTATATAAAATCGAACCGTTAATTAGTTTTGGCTATTATCTACACAAAGAAGTAGATAGCTCTTGGAGACGATTAAATGCTTATTCAGAAACGGAATTAATAGAATGTGGAATCCATCCCGAAATTGCTCAAAAAATCGTCTCGGAAAGAGCTAAAAATGGGTTTTATCGTTCCCTAATCGATGTTAAAAACCGTACCGGTATTCCGATAAGAAATTATCACGGCATAGGAAATAGGGAATAG